In Streptomyces sp. NBC_01408, one DNA window encodes the following:
- the ispD gene encoding 2-C-methyl-D-erythritol 4-phosphate cytidylyltransferase, translating to MYDESRPEGAPHPHHTAAVIPAAGRGVRLGPGAPKALRSLGGIPMLVHAVRAMARSRAVSFVVVVAPPAEAADVRLLLDEHALPDRTEVLVVPGGETRQESVRAGLDALPGRITSVLVHDAARPLVPVDTVDAVVEAVRAGAPAVVPGLPLADTVKEVEPGRPGEPEPVVATPERARLRAVQTPQGFDLATLARAHREIDLGGEGATDDAGMVERLGITVMVVPGHEEAFKVTRPLDLVLAEAVLARRRATDAY from the coding sequence ATGTATGACGAATCGCGCCCCGAGGGCGCCCCGCACCCCCACCACACCGCCGCGGTCATCCCGGCCGCCGGCCGCGGAGTGCGCCTCGGCCCAGGCGCCCCCAAGGCCCTGAGGTCCCTCGGCGGCATCCCCATGCTCGTCCACGCCGTCCGCGCCATGGCCCGCTCGCGCGCGGTCTCCTTCGTGGTCGTCGTCGCCCCGCCCGCCGAGGCCGCCGACGTACGCCTGCTCCTCGACGAGCACGCGCTGCCCGACCGCACCGAGGTCCTGGTCGTCCCCGGCGGGGAGACCCGCCAGGAGTCCGTGCGCGCCGGCCTGGACGCCCTTCCCGGACGCATCACCTCCGTACTCGTCCACGACGCGGCCCGGCCGCTGGTCCCCGTGGACACCGTGGACGCCGTCGTCGAGGCCGTCCGCGCGGGCGCCCCCGCCGTGGTCCCCGGCCTGCCCCTGGCCGACACCGTCAAGGAGGTCGAGCCCGGCAGGCCCGGCGAGCCCGAGCCGGTCGTGGCCACCCCGGAGCGGGCCCGGCTGCGCGCCGTGCAGACCCCGCAGGGCTTCGACCTCGCCACCCTGGCGCGCGCGCACCGGGAGATCGACCTCGGCGGCGAGGGCGCCACCGACGACGCCGGGATGGTGGAACGCCTCGGCATCACCGTCATGGTCGTCCCCGGCCACGAAGAGGCCTTCAAGGTCACCCGCCCGCTCGACCTGGTCCTCGCCGAGGCCGTACTCGCCCGCAGGAGGGCCACCGATGCGTACTAG
- a CDS encoding CarD family transcriptional regulator has protein sequence MTFKVGDTVVYPHHGAALIEAIETRQIKGVDKTYLVLKVAQGDLTVRVPADNAEFVGVRDVVGQDGLDRVFEVLRAPYAEEPTNWSRRYKANLEKLASGDVIKVAEVVRDLWRRERERGLSAGEKRMLAKARQILVSELALAENTNEDKAEALLDEVLAS, from the coding sequence ATGACGTTCAAGGTTGGCGACACCGTGGTCTATCCCCATCACGGGGCCGCGCTGATCGAGGCCATTGAGACTCGTCAGATCAAAGGCGTGGACAAGACCTACTTGGTGCTCAAGGTCGCCCAGGGCGACCTGACGGTTCGTGTGCCTGCGGACAATGCGGAGTTCGTCGGCGTTCGCGACGTAGTCGGCCAGGACGGGCTGGACCGGGTCTTCGAGGTGCTTCGCGCACCGTACGCAGAAGAGCCGACGAACTGGTCCCGGCGCTACAAGGCAAATCTGGAGAAGCTCGCTTCTGGCGATGTCATCAAGGTCGCCGAAGTGGTGCGTGACCTGTGGCGTCGTGAGCGCGAGCGCGGGCTGTCCGCGGGCGAGAAGCGCATGCTCGCGAAGGCACGCCAGATCCTGGTGAGCGAGCTCGCGCTCGCCGAGAACACGAACGAGGACAAGGCCGAGGCCCTCCTCGACGAGGTGCTCGCGTCCTGA
- a CDS encoding DUF461 domain-containing protein, which produces MSRSLRRGALAATAVVFSIASLAACGAGTNAETLQIKPDNAAATKGDIKIQNALVITQAEKKKGPAAVSATLFNAGAQPQTLDAITLGGGKAKVALKAAEGSGKVTVPAGGSVVLGGAGNASAVVEGADALVDGDVQQVVFQLSRTGKVELDAFVVPAEGMYAGYGPTVAPAAGSTPSGSPSGAPSGSPSGAPSGAASGSPSGAASGKPSGSPSGNAGGSPSGSASHAAGH; this is translated from the coding sequence GTGAGCCGCAGCCTTCGACGCGGCGCCCTCGCCGCCACCGCCGTCGTGTTCTCGATCGCCTCGCTGGCCGCTTGTGGTGCGGGCACCAACGCGGAGACCCTCCAGATCAAGCCCGACAACGCCGCCGCCACCAAGGGCGACATCAAGATCCAGAACGCACTGGTCATCACCCAGGCCGAGAAGAAGAAGGGCCCCGCGGCAGTCTCGGCGACCCTGTTCAACGCCGGCGCCCAGCCGCAGACCCTTGACGCCATCACCCTCGGGGGTGGCAAGGCCAAGGTCGCGCTGAAGGCTGCCGAGGGCTCCGGCAAGGTCACCGTGCCGGCCGGCGGCTCCGTCGTGCTGGGCGGCGCGGGCAACGCCTCCGCCGTGGTCGAGGGCGCGGACGCCCTCGTGGACGGCGACGTGCAGCAGGTCGTCTTCCAGCTGAGCCGCACGGGCAAGGTCGAGCTGGACGCGTTCGTGGTCCCGGCCGAGGGCATGTACGCGGGCTACGGCCCGACCGTGGCCCCCGCCGCCGGCTCCACCCCGTCGGGCAGCCCCTCGGGCGCCCCGTCCGGTTCCCCGTCGGGCGCACCCTCGGGCGCGGCGTCGGGTTCGCCCTCCGGTGCGGCGTCGGGCAAGCCGTCCGGCAGCCCCTCGGGCAACGCGGGCGGCTCGCCGTCCGGCTCCGCCTCGCACGCCGCGGGCCACTGA
- a CDS encoding response regulator transcription factor, whose translation MTRVLVVEDEESFSDALSYMLRKEGFEVAIAATGPDGLDEFERNGADLVLLDLMLPGLPGTEVCRQLRGRSNVPVIMVTAKDSEIDKVVGLEIGADDYVTKPFSSRELVARIRAVLRRRGEPEEVTPAALEAGPVRMDVDRHVVTVAGGKVDLPLKEFDLLEMLLRNAGRVLTRMQLIDRVWGADYVGDTKTLDVHVKRLRAKIEPDPGAPRYLVTVRGLGYKFEP comes from the coding sequence GTGACCCGAGTGCTCGTCGTCGAGGATGAGGAATCCTTCAGCGACGCCCTGTCCTACATGCTCCGCAAGGAAGGCTTCGAGGTCGCGATCGCCGCGACCGGGCCCGACGGGCTCGACGAGTTCGAGCGCAACGGCGCCGACCTCGTCCTCCTCGACCTGATGCTCCCCGGCCTGCCCGGCACGGAGGTCTGCCGGCAGCTGCGCGGCCGCTCCAACGTTCCCGTGATCATGGTGACCGCCAAGGACAGCGAGATCGACAAGGTCGTCGGGCTGGAGATAGGAGCCGACGACTACGTCACCAAGCCCTTCTCCTCGCGGGAGCTGGTCGCCCGCATTCGCGCGGTCCTGCGCCGCCGCGGCGAGCCGGAGGAGGTCACCCCGGCGGCCCTGGAGGCGGGTCCCGTACGGATGGACGTCGACCGCCACGTGGTCACCGTCGCGGGCGGCAAGGTGGACCTCCCGCTGAAGGAGTTCGACCTGCTTGAGATGCTGCTGCGCAACGCGGGCCGGGTGCTGACCCGCATGCAGCTGATCGACCGGGTCTGGGGCGCCGACTACGTCGGTGACACCAAGACCCTCGACGTCCACGTCAAGCGCCTGCGCGCCAAGATCGAGCCGGACCCGGGCGCGCCGCGCTACCTGGTCACGGTCCGCGGTCTCGGCTACAAGTTCGAGCCGTAA
- a CDS encoding cell wall metabolism sensor histidine kinase WalK has translation MDVNAAVAAAAAIAGLCTGVIAMLAFRWSERDQARPTRSSMRPDINAVLPPGVDTVLSVLRSSAVVLDEGDAVVKASSAAYALGLVRGGKLAVEPMLHMARDTRRDGEIRQVELDLPRRGTGRGEALAVSARVAPLGSRLVLLLVEDLTEARRIEAVRRDFVANVSHELKTPVGAISLLSEAVMDASDDPEAVSRFAGRMQIESTRLINLVQELIDLSRVQNDDPLEDAEPVRVDTLVAEAIDRCRHTASSKQITMAAGGTADLRVWGNRGQLAAALGNLVENAVNYSPARTRVGIAGRRVAAPGGDLIEIAVTDQGIGIPEKDRERIFERFYRVDPARSRATGGTGLGLAIVKHVAASHGGEVAVWSSEGQGSTFTLRLPEAAAPAPATATESTQPLLEPETAPAIPAPEVLP, from the coding sequence ATGGACGTGAACGCGGCGGTCGCCGCAGCTGCAGCGATCGCCGGTCTTTGCACCGGTGTGATCGCGATGCTGGCGTTCCGCTGGAGCGAGCGCGACCAAGCCCGCCCCACCCGGAGCTCCATGCGCCCCGACATCAATGCGGTGCTCCCGCCCGGCGTGGACACCGTCCTCTCCGTACTGCGCTCCTCCGCCGTCGTACTCGACGAGGGCGACGCGGTGGTCAAGGCCAGCTCGGCGGCGTACGCCCTCGGTCTGGTCCGCGGCGGCAAGCTCGCCGTGGAGCCCATGCTCCACATGGCCCGCGACACCCGCCGCGACGGGGAGATACGCCAGGTCGAGCTCGACCTGCCCCGGCGCGGCACCGGCCGCGGCGAGGCCCTCGCGGTCTCGGCGCGCGTGGCCCCGCTCGGCTCCCGCCTGGTGCTCCTCCTGGTCGAGGACCTCACCGAGGCCCGCCGCATCGAGGCCGTACGCCGTGACTTCGTGGCGAACGTGTCCCACGAGCTGAAGACACCGGTCGGAGCGATCTCCCTGCTCTCCGAGGCGGTCATGGACGCCTCGGACGACCCCGAGGCGGTCAGCCGCTTCGCGGGCCGGATGCAGATCGAGTCCACCCGGCTGATCAACCTCGTGCAGGAGCTCATCGACCTCTCCCGGGTACAGAACGACGACCCGCTGGAGGACGCCGAGCCCGTCCGCGTGGACACGCTGGTGGCCGAGGCCATCGACCGCTGCCGCCACACGGCCTCCTCGAAACAGATCACCATGGCCGCGGGCGGCACCGCTGACCTGCGCGTCTGGGGCAACCGCGGACAGCTCGCGGCCGCCCTCGGAAACCTGGTCGAGAACGCCGTCAACTACAGCCCCGCCCGCACCCGCGTCGGCATCGCCGGACGCAGGGTGGCGGCACCTGGGGGAGACTTGATCGAGATAGCCGTGACCGACCAGGGCATCGGCATCCCGGAAAAGGACCGCGAGCGCATCTTCGAGCGCTTCTACCGCGTGGACCCGGCCCGCTCCCGTGCCACGGGAGGAACGGGCCTCGGCCTCGCGATCGTGAAGCACGTGGCGGCCTCGCACGGCGGGGAGGTGGCGGTCTGGAGCTCGGAGGGTCAGGGTTCCACGTTCACCCTGCGACTTCCCGAAGCGGCCGCGCCGGCCCCGGCGACGGCCACCGAATCCACCCAGCCCCTGCTTGAACCAGAAACAGCACCAGCCATCCCTGCCCCGGAGGTCCTTCCGTGA
- the phoU gene encoding phosphate signaling complex protein PhoU — MRDAYHEELDSIGEGLVEMARLVGSAIGRATTSMLDADLKLAESVIAADQKVDDLQHDLEARAIALLARQQPVATDLRIVVTSLRMSADLERSGDLAQHVAKLARLRFPDTAVPRDLHATMLEMGQLAQRLMAKAAEVIITKDVDLALQLEQDDDEMDQLHRTLFQHLMDDRWKHGIETAVDVTLLGRYYERFADHAVSVAKRVVYLVTGEHADELQAPTQVEGV; from the coding sequence ATGCGTGACGCGTACCACGAGGAACTGGACTCGATCGGAGAGGGCCTGGTCGAGATGGCCCGGCTGGTCGGTTCCGCGATCGGGCGGGCCACGACGTCCATGCTCGACGCCGACCTGAAGCTCGCCGAGAGTGTCATCGCCGCCGACCAGAAGGTCGACGACCTCCAGCACGACCTGGAGGCCCGCGCCATCGCCCTGCTGGCCCGGCAGCAGCCGGTCGCCACCGACCTGCGCATCGTCGTGACCTCGCTGCGAATGAGCGCCGACCTCGAGCGCAGCGGCGACCTGGCCCAGCACGTGGCGAAGCTCGCCCGGCTGCGCTTCCCGGACACGGCCGTCCCGCGGGACCTGCACGCCACCATGCTGGAGATGGGGCAGCTGGCGCAGCGCCTGATGGCGAAGGCCGCCGAGGTCATCATCACCAAGGACGTCGACCTGGCGCTCCAGCTGGAGCAGGACGACGACGAGATGGACCAGCTGCACCGCACGCTGTTCCAGCACCTGATGGACGACCGCTGGAAGCACGGCATCGAGACCGCGGTGGACGTGACCCTGCTGGGCCGCTACTACGAGCGCTTCGCGGACCACGCGGTGTCGGTGGCCAAGCGCGTGGTCTACCTGGTGACGGGCGAGCACGCGGACGAGCTCCAGGCGCCCACCCAGGTCGAGGGCGTCTGA
- a CDS encoding phosphoglyceromutase: MADAPYKLILLRHGESEWNAKNLFTGWVDVNLNEKGEKEAVRGGELLKDAGLLPDVVHTSLQKRAIRTAQMALEAADRHWIPVHRSWRLNERHYGALQGKDKAQTLAEFGEEQFMLWRRSYDTPPPALEDGTEFSQSEDPRYASIPPELRPRTECLKDVVVRMLPYWYDAIVPDLLDGHTVLVAAHGNSLRALVKHLDGISDADIAGLNIPTGIPLAYELDAEFKPLKPGGTYLDPDAAAAAIEAVKNQGKKK, from the coding sequence ATGGCCGACGCACCGTACAAGCTGATCCTCCTCCGCCACGGCGAGAGCGAGTGGAACGCGAAGAACCTGTTCACCGGCTGGGTGGACGTCAATCTCAACGAGAAGGGCGAGAAGGAGGCGGTCCGCGGCGGTGAGCTGCTCAAGGACGCCGGCCTGCTCCCCGACGTCGTGCACACCTCCCTCCAGAAGCGCGCGATCCGCACCGCGCAGATGGCGCTCGAGGCCGCCGACCGTCACTGGATCCCGGTCCACCGCTCCTGGCGCCTGAACGAGCGCCACTACGGCGCCCTCCAGGGCAAGGACAAGGCCCAGACCCTCGCCGAGTTCGGCGAGGAGCAGTTCATGCTGTGGCGCCGCTCGTACGACACCCCGCCGCCGGCCCTCGAGGACGGCACGGAGTTCTCCCAGTCCGAGGACCCGCGCTACGCGTCGATCCCGCCGGAGCTGCGCCCGCGCACGGAGTGCCTCAAGGACGTCGTCGTCCGCATGCTGCCGTACTGGTACGACGCGATCGTGCCGGACCTGCTCGACGGCCACACCGTCCTGGTCGCCGCGCACGGCAACTCCCTGCGCGCCCTGGTCAAGCACCTGGACGGCATCTCCGACGCCGACATCGCGGGCCTGAACATCCCGACCGGCATCCCGCTCGCCTACGAGCTGGACGCCGAGTTCAAGCCCCTCAAGCCGGGCGGCACCTACCTCGACCCGGACGCGGCCGCGGCCGCCATCGAGGCCGTCAAGAACCAGGGCAAGAAGAAGTAG
- a CDS encoding MFS transporter: MSVASARRAARESVSGLPRAFWWLWASTLVNRLGAFVATFMTMYLTLDRGYSASFAGLVVALHGLGGVVSSLVAGVMTDRLGRRPTMLAANVSTAFSVALLGFMEHPAAIAAVALLVGMTSNASRPAVSAMMADIVRPEDRVRAFALNYWAINLGFAVSATAAGLIAEYSYLAGFLGEAVLTLACAVLVYAKLPESRPDAGAAGADEVGAAGAGGTGAGKAGAEPEIGMGTVLRDGRFMGVVGLSFLISLIFTQGSVGLPVAMGAAGFSPADYGLVAAVNGLLIVLLQLPVTRFIEHRDPQKLLVASALLAGYGFALTAFAGPLWAYALTVAVWTLAEIVNSPTQMGLVVRLSPLHGRGRYQGMYNMSWAVAALIAPLMAGFMIDRYGAGWLWAATGVLGTVAGTGYWLLMRRLPGGDAGSGGGVGAGTAGGAGTAGGAGTAGGAGTADGAAETAKPVAAAGVA, translated from the coding sequence ATGTCCGTTGCCAGTGCCAGACGGGCTGCCCGGGAGAGCGTGTCGGGTCTGCCGCGTGCGTTCTGGTGGTTGTGGGCGAGCACCCTCGTCAACCGGCTCGGGGCCTTCGTCGCCACATTCATGACCATGTACCTGACCCTCGACCGGGGCTATTCGGCCTCCTTCGCGGGACTTGTGGTCGCCCTGCACGGGCTCGGCGGTGTGGTCTCCTCGCTCGTCGCGGGGGTGATGACCGACCGGCTGGGGCGGCGGCCGACGATGCTGGCGGCGAACGTCTCGACGGCGTTCTCGGTGGCCCTGCTCGGCTTCATGGAGCATCCGGCGGCCATCGCCGCGGTGGCGCTGCTGGTCGGCATGACCTCGAACGCGTCCCGGCCGGCGGTCTCGGCGATGATGGCGGACATCGTCCGCCCCGAGGACCGGGTACGGGCCTTCGCGCTCAACTACTGGGCCATCAACCTCGGCTTCGCGGTCTCCGCGACCGCGGCGGGGCTGATCGCGGAGTACAGCTACCTGGCCGGGTTCCTGGGCGAGGCCGTGCTGACGCTGGCCTGCGCGGTGCTGGTGTACGCCAAGCTGCCGGAGTCCCGGCCGGATGCGGGTGCCGCGGGCGCCGATGAGGTGGGTGCGGCGGGGGCCGGGGGGACTGGCGCCGGCAAGGCCGGCGCCGAGCCGGAGATCGGGATGGGGACCGTCCTGCGGGACGGGCGGTTCATGGGCGTGGTCGGGCTGTCCTTCCTGATCTCCCTGATCTTCACCCAGGGCTCGGTGGGCCTGCCCGTCGCGATGGGCGCGGCCGGGTTCTCGCCCGCGGACTACGGGCTGGTCGCCGCCGTGAACGGCCTGCTGATCGTGCTGCTCCAGCTGCCGGTCACGCGGTTCATCGAGCACCGCGACCCGCAGAAGCTGCTGGTGGCCTCGGCGCTGCTGGCGGGGTACGGGTTCGCGCTGACGGCCTTCGCCGGGCCGCTGTGGGCGTACGCGCTGACGGTGGCCGTGTGGACGCTGGCCGAGATCGTGAACTCCCCGACCCAGATGGGCCTCGTCGTGCGGCTCTCGCCCCTGCACGGCCGCGGGCGCTACCAGGGGATGTACAACATGTCCTGGGCCGTGGCCGCGCTCATCGCGCCGCTGATGGCCGGTTTCATGATCGACCGGTACGGGGCGGGCTGGCTGTGGGCCGCCACGGGCGTGCTGGGCACGGTGGCGGGTACGGGCTACTGGCTGCTGATGCGGAGGCTCCCCGGGGGTGACGCGGGTTCGGGGGGCGGCGTCGGAGCCGGTACGGCGGGCGGGGCCGGTACGGCGGGCGGGGCCGGTACGGCGGGCGGGGCCGGCACGGCAGACGGGGCTGCGGAGACGGCGAAGCCGGTGGCGGCGGCCGGCGTGGCGTAG
- a CDS encoding YbjN domain-containing protein, giving the protein MADTAEIIEATLTGAELSWESPEPGSYVVQLPGTRKLSTTCSLRVGRHSLSVNAFVIRHPDENEAGVHRWLLERNLKLYGVSYAVDRLGDVYLTARLPLSVVNPEELDRVLGTVLEAADGAFNTLLELGFASAIRREYEWRVSRGEPTYNLDAFKHLTQPS; this is encoded by the coding sequence ATGGCTGACACCGCCGAGATCATCGAAGCGACGCTGACCGGCGCCGAGCTGAGCTGGGAGAGCCCCGAGCCGGGCTCGTACGTCGTCCAGCTCCCCGGCACCCGCAAGCTGTCCACCACCTGCTCCCTCCGGGTCGGCCGGCACTCGCTGTCGGTCAACGCCTTCGTGATCCGCCACCCCGACGAGAACGAGGCGGGCGTCCACCGCTGGCTCCTGGAGCGCAACCTCAAGCTGTACGGGGTGAGCTACGCCGTGGACCGCCTCGGCGACGTCTACCTGACGGCCCGCCTCCCCCTGTCGGTGGTGAACCCGGAGGAACTGGACCGGGTGCTCGGCACGGTCCTGGAAGCGGCGGACGGCGCCTTCAACACCCTCCTGGAGCTGGGCTTCGCGAGCGCGATCCGCCGCGAGTACGAATGGCGCGTCTCGCGCGGCGAACCGACCTACAACCTGGACGCCTTCAAGCACCTGACACAGCCTTCGTAG
- the mshA gene encoding D-inositol-3-phosphate glycosyltransferase: MSGRIASARGTRHDPPRLRLPAVGHHRKPRRVAMLSVHTSPLHQPGTGDAGGMNVYIVELAKRLAAINIEVEIFTRATAGGLAPVVELAPGVLVRHVDAGPYEGLAKEELPAQLCAFTHGVMQAWAGHRPGYYDLVHSHYWLSGHVGWLAAERWGVPLVHAMHTMAKVKNAALAEGDTPEPAARVIGETQIVAAADRLIANTAEEADELVRYYEADPGKVAVVHPGVNLDRFTVGDGRAAARARLGLPQDAVIPLFAGRIQPLKAPDILLRAVAELVDRDPSLRARLFVPVVGGPSGSGLAKPEGLQKLAAKLGIADLVHFHPPVGQDRLADWFRAASVLVMPSYSESFGLVAIEAQAAGTPVLAAEVGGLPVAVDDGVTGILVPGHDPVDYARQLRRFVDEPGLAERMGGAAARHAQFFGWDTAASGTADVYTAAMHDHRRRVRSHHG; this comes from the coding sequence ATCAGCGGCCGGATCGCCTCCGCGCGCGGCACCCGCCACGACCCGCCGCGGCTGCGCCTCCCGGCCGTCGGCCACCACCGCAAGCCGCGCCGCGTCGCCATGCTCAGCGTGCACACCTCGCCGCTGCACCAGCCCGGCACCGGCGACGCCGGCGGGATGAACGTGTACATCGTCGAGCTGGCCAAACGCCTCGCCGCGATCAACATCGAGGTCGAGATCTTCACCCGGGCCACCGCGGGCGGCCTCGCGCCCGTGGTCGAGCTGGCCCCCGGGGTCCTCGTACGGCACGTGGACGCGGGCCCGTACGAAGGCCTCGCCAAGGAGGAGCTGCCCGCCCAGCTGTGCGCCTTCACCCACGGCGTGATGCAGGCCTGGGCGGGCCACCGCCCCGGCTACTACGACCTCGTCCACTCCCACTACTGGCTGTCCGGCCACGTCGGCTGGCTCGCCGCCGAGCGCTGGGGCGTCCCGCTCGTACACGCCATGCACACCATGGCCAAGGTCAAGAACGCGGCGCTGGCCGAGGGGGACACCCCCGAGCCCGCCGCCCGCGTCATCGGCGAGACCCAGATCGTGGCCGCCGCGGACCGGCTCATCGCGAACACCGCCGAGGAAGCCGACGAACTCGTCCGCTACTACGAGGCCGACCCGGGCAAGGTGGCCGTCGTCCACCCCGGCGTGAACCTCGACCGCTTCACGGTCGGCGACGGCCGGGCCGCCGCCCGCGCCCGCCTCGGACTGCCGCAGGACGCCGTGATCCCGCTCTTCGCGGGCCGGATCCAGCCGCTCAAGGCGCCCGACATCCTGCTGCGCGCGGTCGCCGAGCTGGTCGACCGGGACCCGTCGCTGCGCGCGCGGCTCTTCGTACCCGTCGTCGGCGGCCCCAGCGGCAGCGGCCTGGCCAAGCCGGAGGGCCTGCAGAAGCTCGCCGCGAAGCTGGGCATCGCCGACCTCGTGCACTTCCACCCGCCGGTGGGCCAGGACCGGCTCGCCGACTGGTTCCGGGCGGCCTCGGTGCTGGTCATGCCCTCGTACAGCGAGTCCTTCGGGCTCGTGGCGATCGAGGCCCAGGCCGCCGGTACGCCGGTGCTCGCGGCCGAGGTCGGCGGGCTGCCGGTCGCCGTCGACGACGGGGTCACGGGGATCCTCGTACCCGGCCACGACCCGGTGGACTACGCCCGGCAGCTACGGCGCTTCGTGGACGAGCCCGGGCTCGCGGAGCGGATGGGCGGCGCGGCCGCGCGGCACGCGCAGTTCTTCGGCTGGGACACGGCCGCGAGCGGCACGGCCGACGTGTACACCGCGGCCATGCATGATCATCGCCGTCGCGTACGCTCCCACCATGGCTGA